The genomic DNA TCGCCATTAATAAACATTTTAATTTCTTCATTTAAAAACGCTTCCACTTTTGGTTTCAGCTCAATATTTGTCTTTAACATTATGTTCTCCTCCTTATTTAAACAGCTGCATGAGCTGCAATATTTGATAAAATCGTTTGAAGCTTTTGATCTTCGTTAACAGTTAATCCTAGTCTTGGATAGCGAGAAGGTCCTCCCGCTTGCCCATGTAATTCCATGGAACGTTTAACGATTTGAACATATTTCCCTGACCCTTCAAGAAATTCGCAAAGTGGTAAAATAGCATCGTTTATTTCCCATGCTTTTTCTAATTCACCATTTTGAAAATGCTCATACATTTTTGTAACGAGACCAGGAACGATATTTCCTGCTACTGAAACCCATCCCGAGGCACCAACTAAATATGATTCCATAACTAAATCTTCAGAACCACAGAAGACTTGGAAAGCCCCTTCACTTTGTCTTACTAAATCTCTTGCTTTTCGAATATCTCCGCTAGATTCTTTAATATGTGTAACATTTTCACACTCTTTTCCAATACGGAGCATTAGCTCTGTACTCATATCAACACCAGAAGTAAATGGATTATTGTATAACATAATTGGTATATTTACAGAGTTTGAGATTTCTTTAAAATGAAAATAGATCTCCTCTTCCTTCGGTTTACAATAGTAAGAGTTTATAATTAATGCACAATCCGCTCCGTGCGCTTCTGCATGTTTCGTATATTCAATTGTTTCTTTCGTCGTTTCCGCAGCAGTTCCAACAATGACTGGAATACGGCCATCAATTTCTTTCAAAACGGTTTCTACCATTTTAAATCGCTCTTCTTTTGATAAACTTACAAACTCTCCTGTACTTCCATTAATGATGATGCCTGCAACCTTTTGTTCGATAAAGTAATTTACATTTTGTTTTACCCCATCCCAATTAATTTCCTGAAATTCATCCATCGGTGTTATTAATACTGGAAATGCCCCTTTAATTTTTTGCATATTTATCTCTCCTTATCACATTTTATTTTAATAAGAACCCTGCCGGAAATGGATCCGTAGGGTCTAATAGAAACGTCTGCATTCCTGTAATAAATCCTCTACTTTCAAAACGGAAAATGTATCCTAGCTCCTCCTTCTTCACTTTTTCCACAGTTATAAAACTATTAAATATACTTTCATTTTTAAAAGGTTTATCCGCCATATAATCATTTTTAAATAACGCATGAACATAGGAAACGATAGTAGAAACAAAACCTGGCGAACGTACGATAAAGTTATCTTCATGAAATGTAATCGACTTTATATGGTTCTTTTCTTTTTGCGAAGGATCTACTAAAATAAGCCTTTTTATTAGCAACTGTTTTTGTATAGCCTGCAGTGTAGCTTCTCCCCATCTTTTCAATTCTGGAATGTTTTCAACACGAATTTCTGGCGAATACGCACCTTTTTCTACAACTGCATATACTTTATCTGCTTGTATGAGAGAATAACTTACATTACCAACCTGTAAATTTTCCTCAATCAAATAGCAAAGTTTGCTTTCAAACGAAACAGATACAACTTCATCATTCTCTACATACGCATGAACTAAAAATATTCCAGATAACGTTTCAATTTTGTATTGATTGGACTCTCTCTTTTTTAAATACCCACTTTCGAGTAACATCGTTATTACCGCAACAATGCCCCCATAATGAAGCGGAATCGAACCTTCATGATTAAAAAATAATACAGCTGCATCCACTTCATTATGGATAGATGGAACGACAATACACCCATTCAAACCGATAAAACCACGTGGTTCATTTAATAAAAGCTTCCTCTCTTCTGCTAATTCACCTGAAAATTGTTCATTTAATTGCTCCAAACTGTAGTAGTATTTGCATGGTACGTCTTTCATTACACGAAATGCCTCGCCATTTACATGTACGTCTACTGCTGTATACATTTTTTGAATGTTCATTTTATATCCTCCGTTTCATGTTCCATCGGCGGAATTAGCAAAAATCCTTCTTTGAGTGGATCCATTTCATTGTAAAAAAATTTATGCATACCCATAAGCCAAGCTGATCCCGTAATTTTCGTTATGACAGCTTCAATATTTTCAACATGTGTCGTATTCACGACATATCCTTTAAATAAAGAACCAACGATACTCTCATGAATGAACTCTTCACCAATTTTGATTTCTTTTTGAGCGTATAATACAGCTAGCTTCGCAGATGTTCCTGTACCGCATGGGGATCGATCTATTCCGCCTGGTGGTACAACAACTGTATTTTTCACATTCGCACATTCATGAGTAGCATCTGTATAAAATTCAACATGTGTTAATCCTCTAATAAACGAATACTCTGGATGAATGATTTCAAACTTCTCATTAATTGTGTTTCTTATATGAATCGCCTTATCGATGATTGTAGATGCATTTTCTGGTACTAATTCTAGGCCTACTGAATTCGCATCAATAATGGCATAAAAATTCCCTCCATACGCAATATCAGCCTCTACAGTTCCAATGTCTTTGACGTGTACAGTAATATTTTTCAATAAAAAAGCTGGTATGTTACAGAAAGATACCTCTTTTGCTTTTCCATCTTGAACAGCAATATCTACTTCCACTAAGCCAGCCGGGGTATCTAGTTTTAAAGAAGTAATCGGTTCAACTACTGGAATTAAACCTGATTCAACTAACGCTGTACATACACCGATTGTATCGTGACCGCACATCGGTAAGTATCCACCTGTCTCTATGTATATAACACCTATATCAGCCTCAGGATGACACGGGTCTGTTAATAATGCCCCTGACATTACATCATGACCACGCGGTTCATTCATTAACAATTTTCGAATCCAATCATATTCCTTTTTCATATGTAACATCTTCTCTGCCATCGTCTCTCCAATCAACTTTGGAAGTCCGCTAATTAATGTCCTCGTTGGATTCCCGCCCGTATGTGTATCAATAGTCGTAAAGACTCTTTGTGACCTCATCCGTTTAACACCCTTTCTGTAAAACGACTCAAACGAAGTGGTTCAATAGGAATAATTGTCTCTTTTTCATTTAATAACTCTTCAATTACTTTCCCAGTAACTGCTGCAAGACTAATCCCATCCCCTTCATGTCCAGCGGCAATGAAATAATTCGGAATATGTTCCACTCGTGAAATAATCGGCAAATGATCTTCTGTCCACGGACGTAAACCAGCGTAAGAACGAATTACCATCATATCTGCCATTTTCGGATAAAAGCGAATCGCTCTATTTGCGATACATTTAATGACTTCATTGTTTATTCTCGTATGAAACCCTACAAATTCACGACTACTTCCAATTAAGAAATTTTGACTTTCAGTAGGCTCAAATACGAGCGCAACCCCGTATTTTTCAGTTAAAGCATCTACTTTTCTTTTTCCGCCAAATTTAGAAATTAAATAACCGAATTCCATTACTTTACGGCATCCTACATGTTGTTGCCTTGATGCTACTATAATATGCCCTTTTCTCGGTTCAATTGGTATATTTACATTTAACATCTGACCAATCTTAGGAGCCCACACACCGGCTGCATTTACAACTTGTTTTGCTGTAAAAGTACCATTCGTAGTTTCTACAACAAATGAACCATTCGTCTCTATTTTCATACTCTTTACTTCGGTCTGCTTAAAGGCTTTTGCGCCAAACTTTTGTGCCTCTGACAGAAGCGAGAAAGCAAGGAGATATGGATTCACAGTTGAATCCGTCGCACATTCTAAACCGCCTAATAAATCATCAGCAAAAAAAGGCGACTCTTCTCTTATATCTTGCCTATCAAGCATTCGAAACGGTAATCCAGCTTCTTTTTGCCGATCTACCCATTGCTGCGCAGCTTCCATCTCTTCGTCTGACTCACATACGAGAATACTTCCTGGTGCCCTATATTCAAATGAATGCTCTAATTTTTCACTTAAATCAGTTACTAATTTTTGACTTACTAAAGACATTTGACTATCAAACCCTGGGTCTTTATCAATGGCCAAAATATTCCCATCACACCGTGAAGACGTCCCGCTGACAAATTCTCCTTTTTCAATGATTGTTACGTCTCTTCCGTATTTTGAAGTGTAATAAGCGATAGAACACCCTATTATTCCACCACCTATAATTAAAACGTCGCAGTGCCTCACAATATACTCCTCCTTTCCCTAAACCTCTCACTTTCTTTTATGCAATTGACGTGCCAATTCTGCACATATACAATTTCCATAAACAATATTTTTATTTGTAAAAATAATTCAAATTTATAGTAAATAGGTGTATTATTTTTTTATCACTGTCAAATTTTTTATACATAACGGGAGGATATTATGGCATTTTCATTTCCGACTATACAAGAGTTTTTGGAAAGTATTTTAATCGATCATACATGTAGCCTTAATCACATTAAGCAAGTAAACGGAAGGTTTTATTATCTCCCTTCTACTACAGAAGAATATAATTGCGCCATTATTTATGTAGATGACTCATTCACTGCATTAATTGACGCTTTTTCTTATGAATTAGCTGTTATCATCCTTAACGAAAACGATGAGCCGATATTCTGTATAACCTCTCAGCAAATGATTCCATTTCTTTATAAGTCCTACAATGAACTACAGTCATTTTATAACACCGTAATACAAACAACTGACTCTTCTGTTACAGTCATTGATAGTAAAGAATGCGTTCGAACTTGGACAGATGGTGCTGAAAAAATATTTTCAGTCAACCATAATGAGATTATTGGGCAACCGATTACTCGTTTTTTTGATTATAAAGACTTGGAAATTTTACAATCTTTACATGATGGAAAAAATATAGTCGCTCAGTTCCATCAGCCTCGTCCCGATTTATTCGTATTAATTAATTCAAATCCAGTTTATTGTAATGATGAAATTATAGGAGCAGTCGTTTCAGAAACAGATGTTACAAATCAAGTCGCTTTAAATGAAAAACTATTTAATATGTCACATGAAATGCACCGTTTAGAACAAGAAGTGGCAAAGTATAAAGATGAATCCGATCCATTCCTTGCGATGAATGGGAAAAGTCCTGTTATACAAAGAACGATACAATTAGCTAGAAAAGTTTGTTCGGTGAAATCAACTGTTTTAATACTTGGGGAAAGCGGAGTTGGAAAAGAAGTATTTGCGAAAGCAATTCATGAAGCAAGTGAAGCAGCGAAGGCGCCTTTCATTTCGATTAACTGCGGGGCAATTCCAGAAGCTTTATTTGAAAGTGAATTATTCGGTTACGAGCGTGGGGCCTTTTCTGGAGCGAATAGTAAAGGGAAAAAAGGTAAAATCGAACTCGCACAAGGCGGTACTTTATTCCTCGATGAGATTGGCGAAATGCCGCTCGATATGCAAGTAAAACTGTTACGTGTACTACAAGAACGAAAGTATTACCGAGTTGGCGGAGAAAAAGAAATTAATATTGATTTCCGCATTATCGCTGCTACAAATCGGGATTTACAAGAAGAAATGAGAAAAGGAACTTTCCGAGAAGATTTATATTATCGTTTAAATGTAGTTAGCCTGCATATTCCACCGCTGCGTGAAAGACGAGAGGATATTATCGAACTCACATACTCATTCTTAAACGATTTTTCGATCAACTATAACCGACCAATTCGTGACCTACCTTCAAGCATTATGCATGAACTGCTTCATTACAATTGGCCAGGTAATATTCGCGAACTTCGAAACGTTGTTGAACGGCTTGTGGTATTCGCAACAGACGGAATTATAAAACAAGAATATTTACCATTTCATACGACTGAAACTTTAGACAACCATACAGCTCATTCCCTATTACTCAGCAACAATAATACAATCCTTTCTTTACAAG from Bacillus cereus G9842 includes the following:
- the dapA gene encoding 4-hydroxy-tetrahydrodipicolinate synthase: MQKIKGAFPVLITPMDEFQEINWDGVKQNVNYFIEQKVAGIIINGSTGEFVSLSKEERFKMVETVLKEIDGRIPVIVGTAAETTKETIEYTKHAEAHGADCALIINSYYCKPKEEEIYFHFKEISNSVNIPIMLYNNPFTSGVDMSTELMLRIGKECENVTHIKESSGDIRKARDLVRQSEGAFQVFCGSEDLVMESYLVGASGWVSVAGNIVPGLVTKMYEHFQNGELEKAWEINDAILPLCEFLEGSGKYVQIVKRSMELHGQAGGPSRYPRLGLTVNEDQKLQTILSNIAAHAAV
- a CDS encoding proline racemase family protein is translated as MNIQKMYTAVDVHVNGEAFRVMKDVPCKYYYSLEQLNEQFSGELAEERKLLLNEPRGFIGLNGCIVVPSIHNEVDAAVLFFNHEGSIPLHYGGIVAVITMLLESGYLKKRESNQYKIETLSGIFLVHAYVENDEVVSVSFESKLCYLIEENLQVGNVSYSLIQADKVYAVVEKGAYSPEIRVENIPELKRWGEATLQAIQKQLLIKRLILVDPSQKEKNHIKSITFHEDNFIVRSPGFVSTIVSYVHALFKNDYMADKPFKNESIFNSFITVEKVKKEELGYIFRFESRGFITGMQTFLLDPTDPFPAGFLLK
- a CDS encoding proline racemase family protein; its protein translation is MRSQRVFTTIDTHTGGNPTRTLISGLPKLIGETMAEKMLHMKKEYDWIRKLLMNEPRGHDVMSGALLTDPCHPEADIGVIYIETGGYLPMCGHDTIGVCTALVESGLIPVVEPITSLKLDTPAGLVEVDIAVQDGKAKEVSFCNIPAFLLKNITVHVKDIGTVEADIAYGGNFYAIIDANSVGLELVPENASTIIDKAIHIRNTINEKFEIIHPEYSFIRGLTHVEFYTDATHECANVKNTVVVPPGGIDRSPCGTGTSAKLAVLYAQKEIKIGEEFIHESIVGSLFKGYVVNTTHVENIEAVITKITGSAWLMGMHKFFYNEMDPLKEGFLLIPPMEHETEDIK
- a CDS encoding NAD(P)/FAD-dependent oxidoreductase, whose protein sequence is MRHCDVLIIGGGIIGCSIAYYTSKYGRDVTIIEKGEFVSGTSSRCDGNILAIDKDPGFDSQMSLVSQKLVTDLSEKLEHSFEYRAPGSILVCESDEEMEAAQQWVDRQKEAGLPFRMLDRQDIREESPFFADDLLGGLECATDSTVNPYLLAFSLLSEAQKFGAKAFKQTEVKSMKIETNGSFVVETTNGTFTAKQVVNAAGVWAPKIGQMLNVNIPIEPRKGHIIVASRQQHVGCRKVMEFGYLISKFGGKRKVDALTEKYGVALVFEPTESQNFLIGSSREFVGFHTRINNEVIKCIANRAIRFYPKMADMMVIRSYAGLRPWTEDHLPIISRVEHIPNYFIAAGHEGDGISLAAVTGKVIEELLNEKETIIPIEPLRLSRFTERVLNG
- a CDS encoding sigma-54 interaction domain-containing protein, with the protein product MAFSFPTIQEFLESILIDHTCSLNHIKQVNGRFYYLPSTTEEYNCAIIYVDDSFTALIDAFSYELAVIILNENDEPIFCITSQQMIPFLYKSYNELQSFYNTVIQTTDSSVTVIDSKECVRTWTDGAEKIFSVNHNEIIGQPITRFFDYKDLEILQSLHDGKNIVAQFHQPRPDLFVLINSNPVYCNDEIIGAVVSETDVTNQVALNEKLFNMSHEMHRLEQEVAKYKDESDPFLAMNGKSPVIQRTIQLARKVCSVKSTVLILGESGVGKEVFAKAIHEASEAAKAPFISINCGAIPEALFESELFGYERGAFSGANSKGKKGKIELAQGGTLFLDEIGEMPLDMQVKLLRVLQERKYYRVGGEKEINIDFRIIAATNRDLQEEMRKGTFREDLYYRLNVVSLHIPPLRERREDIIELTYSFLNDFSINYNRPIRDLPSSIMHELLHYNWPGNIRELRNVVERLVVFATDGIIKQEYLPFHTTETLDNHTAHSLLLSNNNTILSLQEEMDEHEKKVIEKALRILNGNKLECAKQLGVTRATLYNRLKKLGLQ